From Pseudorasbora parva isolate DD20220531a chromosome 25, ASM2467924v1, whole genome shotgun sequence, one genomic window encodes:
- the lingo1a gene encoding leucine-rich repeat and immunoglobulin-like domain-containing nogo receptor-interacting protein 1: MVAGEVSGHSFLVACWQPILILMLGTVLSGSATGCPSRCECNAQERSVLCHRKKLMSVPEGIPSETRLLDLSKNRIKTINPDEFSAFPHLEELELNENTISAIEPGAFNNLYGLQTLGLRSNKLKLIQLGVFTGLSNLTKLDISENKIVILLDYMFQDLYNLRFLEVGDNDLVFISHRAFHGLSSLEQLTLERCNLTSVPTEAFTHLHSLVTLRLRNLNINSIRDYSFKRLYRLKVLEIANWPYLDTMTTNCLYGLNLTSLTITNANLTSIPYLALRHLVYLRFLNMSYNPIQMIEGNRLHDLLRLQEFHLVGGRLTMIEPYSFRGLNYLKILNVPSNALTTLEEAVFHSVGNLETLALYDNPLACDCRLLWVFRRRWRLNFNRQQPTCSSPEFVQGKEFKDFPDVLQPNYFTCRKSRIRDRKPQQKFVDEGTTIHFVCQADGDPTPVILWLSPQKQFITTKTIGRLTVFPDGTLEVRYAQIQDNGTYVCIASNAGGNDTALAHLHVHSYSPDWPNQPNKTLAFISNQPNDNGANGTRATVPFPFDIKTLIIATTMGFISFLGVVLFCLVLLFLWSRGKGNSKHNIEIEYVPRKSDAGMSSSGAADAPRKFNMKMI; this comes from the coding sequence ATGGTAGCAGGGGAAGTGAGTGGGCACAGCTTCCTGGTGGCATGCTGGCAGCCCATTCTGATCTTGATGCTGGGCACAGTGCTGTCCGGCTCTGCCACGGGCTGCCCATCACGCTGCGAGTGCAATGCTCAGGAGCGCTCGGTCTTATGCCACCGCAAGAAGCTGATGTCCGTTCCAGAGGGAATCCCGTCGGAAACACGACTCCTGGACCTCAGCAAGAATCGAATCAAAACCATCAACCCAGATGAGTTCTCTGCCTTTCCGCACTTGGAAGAGCTGGAGCTCAATGAGAACACCATCTCGGCCATTGAGCCCGGCGCCTTCAACAACCTCTACGGCCTGCAGACTCTGGGACTGCGCAGCAACAAGCTGAAGCTCATCCAGTTGGGCGTGTTCACAGGCCTCAGTAACCTAACAAAGCTGGACATCAGTGAAAATAAGATCGTAATTCTGCTGGACTACATGTTCCAGGACCTCTACAACCTGCGCTTTCTGGAGGTTGGGGATAATGACCTTGTCTTCATATCCCACCGGGCGTTCCATGGCCTCAGCAGCTTGGAGCAGCTTACGCTAGAAAGGTGCAACCTGACCTCTGTCCCGACTGAGGCCTTCACACATCTGCACAGCTTGGTTACGCTGCGCTTGCGAaatctcaacatcaacagcatcAGAGATTACAGCTTCAAGCGTCTCTACCGTCTGAAAGTCCTGGAGATAGCCAACTGGCCCTACCTGGATACCATGACCACCAACTGCTTGTACGGATTGAATCTTACCTCCCTAACGATCACTAATGCAAACTTGACGTCGATTCCGTATTTGGCTTTGCGACACCTAGTTTATCTTCGTTTCCTCAACATGTCCTATAATCCCATCCAGATGATTGAAGGCAACCGGCTCCATGACCTGCTCAGACTGCAAGAGTTCCACCTGGTGGGCGGTCGACTGACAATGATCGAGCCCTACTCCTTCAGAGGACTAAACTACCTGAAAATCCTCAATGTCCCCAGCAATGCCCTTACTACCCTGGAGGAGGCCGTGTTCCATTCAGTGGGGAACCTAGAGACCCTCGCATTGTACGACAACCCGCTGGCTTGCGACTGCCGTCTGCTTTGGGTTTTCCGACGCCGCTGGAGGCTCAACTTCAACCGCCAGCAGCCGACTTGCTCCTCACCTGAGTTTGTTCAAGGAAAAGAGTTCAAGGACTTTCCTGACGTGCTGCAGCCCAATTACTTCACGTGTCGCAAGTCTAGGATCCGAGACCGGAAGCCCCAGCAAAAGTTTGTTGACGAAGGCACCACCATCCACTTCGTGTGTCAAGCCGACGGAGACCCGACACCCGTCATCTTGTGGCTTTCCCCACAAAAACAGTTCATCACCACGAAAACGATAGGACGGCTCACTGTTTTCCCAGATGGCACCCTAGAGGTGCGCTATGCTCAGATTCAGGACAATGGGACGTATGTGTGCATTGCTAGCAACGCCGGCGGAAACGACACCGCTTTGGCTCACCTGCACGTCCACAGTTACTCGCCGGACTGGCCCAACCAACCCAACAAAACCTTGGCGTTTATCTCCAATCAACCCAACGACAACGGAGCCAATGGAACGAGAGCAACGGTCCCGTTCCCGTTTGATATAAAGACGCTTATCATCGCCACGACTATGGGTTTCATCTCCTTCTTGGGTGTGGTTCTGTTCTGCCTGGTTCTGCTCTTTCTTTGGAGCAGAGGCAAAGGGAACAGCAAACACAACATTGAGATAGAGTACGTCCCGCGCAAATCGGACGCTGGGATGAGCAGCAGCGGAGCCGCCGATGCCCCTCGGAAATTTAACATGAAAATGATTTAA